The following coding sequences lie in one Mesorhizobium sp. NZP2298 genomic window:
- a CDS encoding DNA polymerase III subunit chi: MADVLFYHLTESTLEDALPGLLERSVDRGWRAVVQTGTEERRDALDQHLWTFRDDSFLAHATDREAYPGEQPVLLTTGDGNPNEAKIRFLVDGAAPPDLAGYERAVFLFDGHDAAQVEAARVHWKTMKDAGHAVTYWQQTSDRRWERKA; encoded by the coding sequence ATGGCCGACGTGCTGTTCTACCATCTGACCGAATCGACGCTCGAGGATGCGCTGCCGGGCCTGCTCGAGCGCAGCGTCGATCGGGGTTGGCGCGCCGTGGTGCAGACCGGCACCGAGGAACGGCGCGACGCGCTCGACCAGCATCTGTGGACCTTCCGCGATGATTCGTTCCTGGCCCACGCGACCGATCGCGAGGCTTATCCCGGGGAACAGCCTGTCCTGTTGACCACCGGCGACGGCAATCCCAACGAAGCCAAGATAAGGTTCCTGGTCGACGGCGCGGCACCGCCCGATCTTGCCGGTTACGAGCGCGCCGTGTTCCTGTTCGACGGCCATGACGCCGCCCAGGTCGAGGCGGCCCGCGTGCATTGGAAAACGATGAAGGACGCGGGCCACGCCGTGACCTACTGGCAGCAGACATCAGACCGCCGCTGGGAGCGCAAGGCCTAG
- a CDS encoding TetR/AcrR family transcriptional regulator, with translation MDSSIKKAGTRGRLSREMIEDAAFEVIEKEGLAGFSMRKLAAALGCEAMSIYHHFPSVAHLHEALVDRLIGALEMPDASLPWRQRMRIAIEDFRRIGRDHPAYAAFFVTYRMNSPICLAWLDGIIGLFRDAGFDTELSARLFRAVGYYLMGAVLDENAGYAKGPSAVNTVSDEQLARDFPNVTAAGRFFGAAEFDKTFELGLDMLLDEMERLRDGAGTGQLPGKA, from the coding sequence ATGGACTCATCGATAAAAAAAGCCGGAACACGTGGCCGCCTGTCGCGCGAGATGATCGAGGACGCGGCCTTCGAGGTGATCGAGAAGGAGGGGCTTGCCGGCTTTTCCATGCGCAAGCTGGCGGCGGCACTCGGTTGCGAGGCGATGAGCATTTACCACCACTTTCCTTCGGTGGCGCATTTGCACGAAGCCCTCGTCGACCGGTTGATAGGTGCGCTTGAAATGCCCGACGCCAGCCTTCCATGGCGGCAAAGGATGCGCATCGCCATCGAGGATTTTCGTCGCATCGGCCGCGACCATCCCGCCTATGCCGCTTTCTTCGTCACCTACCGTATGAACTCGCCCATCTGCCTTGCCTGGCTGGACGGCATTATCGGCCTGTTCAGGGATGCCGGCTTTGACACCGAACTCAGCGCGCGGCTGTTTCGCGCCGTCGGCTATTACTTGATGGGGGCGGTGCTGGACGAGAATGCGGGCTATGCCAAGGGGCCATCGGCTGTGAACACGGTCAGCGACGAGCAACTGGCCCGGGATTTTCCCAATGTCACGGCGGCCGGGCGCTTTTTCGGCGCCGCAGAATTCGACAAGACATTCGAACTCGGCCTCGACATGCTGCTGGACGAAATGGAACGCCTGCGCGACGGTGCCGGTACAGGCCAGTTGCCAGGCAAGGCGTGA
- the lptG gene encoding LPS export ABC transporter permease LptG, with the protein MMGWTLGRYFFFRYVTITIWFFLGLLALVFLIDFTELSGRTTGLPGFTYGTAVAISGLRMPMIMLQTVPFVGLFSAMATLVSLNRRYELVIARSAGVSAWQFLLPCCIGALLFGFVSVGLINPLAAHAFSLSEQIETQLRSGKSNTVSADAAPWIRQKTGSGDTIIGARAILNQGLEMADAVFFVLDQQGNIVERKDAARAYLRDGYWELQDVKTFKNGIIQPAASDRVPTNLKPEFVQERLARPETIPFYDLPGKIEVARSFGLKANAFAMQFDSLVALPFLLVAMTLIAATVSMRFARMGQSATMILGGVVAGFLLYVVSVLVKAFGVAGFVPTAIAAWVPVVVAMFFGVTFLLYKEDG; encoded by the coding sequence CTGATGGGCTGGACACTGGGCCGTTATTTCTTCTTCCGTTACGTGACGATCACGATCTGGTTCTTCCTGGGCCTTCTGGCGCTGGTGTTCCTGATCGATTTTACCGAACTTTCCGGCCGCACCACCGGCCTGCCCGGCTTCACCTATGGAACGGCCGTTGCCATTTCGGGCCTTCGCATGCCGATGATCATGCTGCAGACGGTGCCGTTTGTCGGCCTGTTCTCGGCGATGGCAACGCTGGTGTCGCTCAACCGCCGCTACGAGCTGGTCATCGCGCGCTCCGCCGGCGTTTCCGCCTGGCAATTCCTTTTGCCATGCTGCATCGGAGCATTGCTGTTCGGCTTCGTGTCGGTCGGGCTCATCAATCCGCTCGCCGCGCACGCCTTCTCCTTGTCCGAGCAGATCGAGACCCAGTTGCGCTCCGGCAAATCGAACACGGTTTCGGCCGATGCCGCCCCCTGGATTCGTCAGAAAACCGGCTCTGGCGACACCATAATCGGCGCACGGGCCATCCTCAACCAGGGCCTGGAGATGGCCGACGCCGTCTTTTTCGTCCTCGACCAGCAAGGCAATATCGTCGAGCGCAAGGATGCCGCGCGCGCTTACCTGCGGGACGGTTATTGGGAATTGCAGGACGTGAAGACCTTCAAGAACGGCATCATCCAGCCCGCCGCAAGCGATCGTGTGCCGACCAATCTGAAGCCAGAATTCGTGCAGGAGCGGCTGGCGCGCCCGGAGACCATTCCATTCTACGACCTGCCCGGAAAAATCGAGGTTGCCCGTTCCTTCGGCCTCAAGGCAAATGCCTTTGCCATGCAGTTTGATTCGCTGGTGGCGTTGCCGTTCCTCCTCGTCGCCATGACGCTGATTGCGGCAACAGTTTCAATGCGATTTGCGAGGATGGGACAATCAGCAACGATGATTCTGGGTGGCGTCGTTGCCGGGTTTCTGCTTTATGTCGTTTCGGTGCTGGTGAAGGCATTCGGCGTGGCGGGGTTCGTGCCGACTGCCATAGCCGCCTGGGTGCCAGTTGTGGTAGCTATGTTCTTCGGGGTGACTTTCCTGCTATACAAGGAAGACGGCTAG
- a CDS encoding carboxymuconolactone decarboxylase family protein, whose amino-acid sequence MFDYRILSSVPSSIRRTCLLAATGCALTLAAAPAHADDYDATLMDIQSTMGGVPSFVKQFPKAGLPGAWAEVKAIELSDKTALPPKVKSLISLAVAAQIPCSYCIWSDTQDAKRAGATDEEIQEAVTMAALTRHWSTIFNGMQVDFDTFKKEMGGQ is encoded by the coding sequence ATGTTCGACTATCGCATTCTTTCATCCGTGCCTTCTTCCATCCGCCGGACCTGCCTGCTCGCCGCTACCGGCTGCGCACTGACGCTGGCCGCGGCACCTGCCCATGCCGACGACTATGATGCGACCCTCATGGACATCCAGTCGACCATGGGTGGCGTACCGAGCTTTGTGAAGCAATTTCCCAAAGCCGGTCTGCCCGGTGCCTGGGCCGAGGTCAAGGCCATCGAACTCAGTGACAAGACGGCGCTGCCGCCAAAGGTCAAGTCGCTGATCTCGCTGGCGGTGGCGGCGCAGATTCCGTGCAGCTATTGCATCTGGTCGGACACCCAGGACGCTAAGCGCGCCGGCGCCACCGACGAGGAGATCCAGGAAGCCGTGACAATGGCTGCGTTGACCCGCCACTGGAGCACCATTTTCAATGGCATGCAGGTCGATTTCGACACGTTCAAGAAGGAAATGGGCGGGCAATAA
- the lptF gene encoding LPS export ABC transporter permease LptF, whose product MKVVERYIMRRAFVVFLAALVWTLAIVWTTQVLAKIDLVTDSGQSSLTFFEVAALILPSIIPIVVPFALVVAVAQTLSVMNSDSELAVINAAGASRWTIVRPIMLLALAASVFSFAVDNGIDPYARQKNRALVAQSRADLLSLIIQEGTFRKIEDGLFLQIGERLPDNRLGGIFVADSREEGVNLVYYAKTGSIVERGGEKVLMMNDGVIHRKTLTGDLSVIRFTSYAFDMSAFMAAASEVTLLPKDQTTQYLLNPSPNDKNFQQRPQEYRAEIDQRFSEWTYSMVFALIALAVAGDARSHREARVNPLITAITISLFVRWLGFFAASKADEIPQYAYMVYGVPIVASAVAIWFIVSNRTMELPVAWADWMTNLASRFGDGWNALKLRWSRRGTSGQGIG is encoded by the coding sequence ATGAAGGTCGTTGAACGCTACATCATGCGCCGCGCTTTCGTGGTCTTCCTGGCAGCGCTGGTCTGGACGCTGGCCATCGTGTGGACCACGCAGGTGCTGGCCAAGATCGACCTCGTCACCGACAGCGGCCAGTCGTCGCTGACCTTCTTCGAGGTCGCCGCCCTCATCCTTCCCTCGATCATACCGATCGTCGTGCCTTTCGCGCTGGTGGTAGCGGTTGCCCAGACACTCAGTGTCATGAATTCGGATTCCGAACTCGCTGTCATCAACGCGGCAGGCGCCTCGCGCTGGACGATCGTGCGGCCAATCATGCTTCTCGCCCTTGCGGCCAGCGTTTTTTCCTTTGCCGTCGACAATGGCATCGACCCCTATGCGAGGCAGAAGAACCGCGCCCTGGTGGCGCAGTCGCGCGCCGACCTGTTGTCGCTGATCATCCAGGAAGGCACCTTCCGCAAGATCGAGGACGGCCTGTTCCTGCAGATTGGCGAGCGGCTTCCAGACAATCGGCTGGGCGGCATCTTCGTCGCCGATTCGCGCGAGGAAGGCGTCAATCTCGTCTATTATGCCAAGACGGGCAGCATCGTCGAACGCGGCGGCGAAAAGGTGCTGATGATGAATGACGGCGTCATCCACCGCAAAACGCTGACCGGCGACCTCAGCGTCATCCGGTTCACCTCCTATGCCTTCGACATGTCGGCCTTCATGGCGGCGGCCTCCGAGGTGACGCTGCTGCCTAAGGACCAGACAACCCAGTACCTGCTCAATCCAAGCCCCAACGACAAGAATTTCCAGCAAAGACCGCAGGAATACAGGGCCGAGATCGACCAGCGATTTTCGGAATGGACCTATTCCATGGTGTTCGCGCTTATCGCACTCGCGGTCGCTGGCGACGCGCGCTCGCATCGTGAGGCGCGCGTCAATCCCTTGATCACGGCGATCACCATATCCCTGTTCGTGCGCTGGCTGGGTTTCTTTGCCGCCAGCAAGGCGGATGAGATTCCGCAATACGCCTATATGGTCTATGGCGTGCCCATCGTGGCTTCCGCCGTTGCCATCTGGTTCATCGTGTCGAACCGCACCATGGAACTGCCGGTTGCCTGGGCGGACTGGATGACGAACCTGGCCAGCCGCTTCGGTGACGGCTGGAACGCCCTCAAGCTGCGTTGGTCACGGCGCGGCACTTCAGGTCAGGGGATCGGCTGA
- a CDS encoding leucyl aminopeptidase: protein MNPRPSIAFAKFAAPQAAANRKGTVFVLSADDGNLSDAASAYDPGKTLERAFPVAEFTGKFAGVVEVLAPQATSLDRLVAIGAGKASGLDEYAWLKLGGTIAASLRKATDVAVVLDLAGASPDGKDAANLAAGILLRGYSFDKYKTRKDKDDVKADPKKSVKITIHTADPAGARKAFADAEAVVDGVLLARDLVNEPANILGPVEFAARAKDLEALGVKVEILTEKEMKKLGMGSLLGVAQGSPRGARMAIMQWNGGKPKDSPVAFVGKGVTFDTGGNSMKPASGMEDMKGDMGGAAAVTGLMHALAARKAKANVVGIIGLVENAVDGHAQRPGDIVTSMSGQTIEVLNTDAEGRLVLADALWYCNDRFEPKFMVNLATLTGAIMVALGLHYAGLFSNNDELAERLTGAGQATQERLWRMPLGAEYDKLIDSKNADMKNIGGRYGGAIIAAQFLQRFVKDTPWAHLDIAGTAMGSPSSEINQSWGSGFGVRLLDRLVRDHYES from the coding sequence ATGAACCCGAGACCGTCGATCGCCTTTGCAAAATTTGCCGCGCCTCAGGCGGCGGCGAACAGGAAGGGCACGGTTTTCGTGCTGTCGGCGGATGATGGCAACCTGAGCGACGCCGCCTCGGCGTACGATCCTGGCAAGACGCTGGAGCGGGCCTTCCCGGTGGCCGAGTTCACGGGCAAGTTTGCCGGCGTCGTCGAGGTTCTGGCGCCGCAGGCAACGTCGCTCGACAGGCTGGTCGCGATCGGCGCCGGCAAGGCGTCGGGGCTCGACGAATATGCCTGGCTGAAACTCGGCGGCACCATCGCAGCCTCGTTGCGCAAGGCAACCGACGTTGCCGTCGTGCTCGACCTTGCCGGCGCCTCGCCTGATGGCAAGGACGCCGCCAATCTTGCGGCTGGTATCCTCCTGCGCGGCTATTCCTTCGACAAGTACAAGACCAGGAAGGACAAGGATGACGTGAAGGCCGATCCGAAGAAGTCGGTCAAGATAACCATCCATACCGCCGACCCGGCAGGCGCCAGGAAGGCCTTCGCGGATGCCGAGGCGGTGGTCGACGGCGTGCTTCTGGCGCGCGACCTTGTCAACGAACCGGCAAATATTCTGGGACCGGTCGAGTTCGCTGCCCGGGCCAAGGACCTCGAGGCGCTTGGCGTCAAGGTCGAGATCCTGACCGAGAAGGAGATGAAGAAACTCGGCATGGGCTCGCTGCTCGGCGTTGCGCAAGGCTCGCCACGCGGCGCGCGCATGGCGATCATGCAGTGGAATGGCGGCAAGCCCAAGGACAGCCCGGTCGCCTTCGTCGGCAAGGGCGTCACCTTCGACACCGGTGGCAATTCGATGAAGCCGGCGTCTGGCATGGAGGACATGAAGGGCGATATGGGTGGCGCTGCCGCGGTAACCGGACTCATGCACGCCCTGGCCGCACGCAAGGCGAAAGCCAATGTCGTCGGCATCATTGGTCTTGTCGAGAACGCCGTCGACGGCCATGCCCAGCGTCCCGGCGACATTGTCACCTCCATGTCGGGCCAGACCATCGAGGTGCTCAATACCGACGCCGAGGGGCGTCTCGTGCTGGCCGACGCGCTGTGGTACTGCAACGACCGCTTTGAGCCGAAATTCATGGTCAATCTGGCGACGCTGACCGGCGCCATCATGGTCGCGCTCGGCCTGCACTATGCCGGCCTGTTTTCCAACAATGACGAATTGGCGGAGAGGCTGACGGGGGCGGGGCAGGCGACTCAGGAGCGGCTGTGGCGCATGCCGCTCGGTGCCGAGTACGACAAGCTGATTGATTCCAAGAACGCCGACATGAAGAACATCGGCGGCCGCTATGGCGGCGCCATCATCGCCGCGCAGTTCCTGCAGCGCTTCGTCAAGGATACGCCCTGGGCGCATCTCGACATTGCCGGCACGGCCATGGGCTCGCCGTCGAGCGAGATCAACCAGTCATGGGGTTCAGGCTTCGGCGTGCGGCTGCTCGACCGGCTGGTGCGCGATCATTACGAAAGCTGA
- a CDS encoding 23S rRNA (adenine(2030)-N(6))-methyltransferase RlmJ, producing the protein MNYRHAYHAGNFADVVKHVVLTRLLDYLKQKDKAFRVVDTHAGIGRYDLSSLEAQKTGEWQGGIGRLIDASFDARAGALLAPYLEAVRSLNPGDGVKKYPGSPMLARHLLRKQDRLSAIELHPKDAAKLKAEFAGDFQVRVMELDGWLALGAHLPPKEKRGLVLIDPPFEEEGEFGRLVDGLVRAHKRWPGGIYALWYPIKDRKAIIAFRKALKQSGIPKILDIEFEIRPPSSEPSLDGSGMVVVNPPFTLEAELRTVLPALHKLLAVEKPAHWSLEWLAGEQAGTA; encoded by the coding sequence GTGAACTATCGCCACGCCTACCACGCCGGAAATTTCGCCGATGTCGTCAAGCATGTCGTGCTGACGCGGCTGCTCGACTATCTCAAGCAGAAGGACAAGGCTTTTCGCGTCGTCGACACCCATGCCGGCATTGGCCGTTACGATCTGTCGTCGCTCGAGGCGCAGAAGACCGGCGAATGGCAGGGTGGCATCGGCAGGCTGATCGATGCCTCGTTCGACGCCAGGGCGGGCGCGTTGCTGGCGCCCTATCTGGAGGCTGTGCGGTCGCTCAATCCCGGGGACGGCGTGAAGAAATATCCGGGTTCGCCGATGCTGGCGCGCCATCTCCTGCGCAAGCAGGACCGGTTGTCGGCGATCGAACTGCACCCGAAAGACGCCGCCAAGCTGAAGGCGGAATTCGCCGGTGACTTCCAGGTGAGGGTGATGGAACTCGACGGCTGGCTGGCGCTGGGCGCGCATCTGCCGCCGAAGGAGAAGCGCGGCCTGGTTCTCATCGATCCACCATTCGAGGAGGAGGGCGAGTTCGGCCGCCTGGTCGACGGGCTCGTAAGGGCGCACAAGCGCTGGCCCGGCGGCATTTACGCGCTGTGGTATCCAATCAAGGACCGCAAGGCGATCATCGCCTTCAGGAAGGCGCTGAAGCAATCCGGCATCCCGAAAATCCTCGACATCGAATTCGAGATCCGGCCGCCCTCTTCGGAACCCAGCCTTGATGGCAGCGGCATGGTGGTGGTCAATCCGCCCTTCACGCTGGAAGCCGAATTGCGGACGGTGTTGCCGGCACTGCACAAATTGCTTGCGGTGGAAAAGCCGGCGCACTGGTCGCTGGAATGGCTGGCCGGGGAGCAGGCGGGCACGGCTTGA